One Podospora pseudopauciseta strain CBS 411.78 chromosome 4, whole genome shotgun sequence genomic window, CCGTAGTTGACGAGGGCGTAGACTGGTGGTTTGGCGTCCTCGGGGGGGTGGATCGGGAgagttgtcgtcgtcgtcgtggcgGGGGCATCCTCGGTTTTGGTCGACTCTGCCTcagtcttggtgttgttggttgacTCCTGCTCATTGGCGGCGGTGACACCAAAAATTGAGCTTCTAGATGGACCCCTGAACAAAAGAAATGGTAAGAATATAGTCTTTTACGAGAACTccaaagcaaagcaaaggACAGAGCGGTTGGTTTGGGTCTTTTCTATTTTGGATAGAATGCCTCTATGCTCTATCTGATCATCATTATGGTGTTGTGTTTGGCGTGTAATCATCCCTCATTTGCTGCCGTACTGTTTATATCCGACTCTTCATCTGTCctgtctctttctctttgctCTGTCTCTTTCTTTTGCGTGCTTCAACAAACCAGGGTATGTTCACTTACAGTTGCAACTCTCCGCCATGAAGGTGGGTAGCAGCCTGGAAGAAGTTGGCTTTCAGGGGCGTAATActatcatcatcaaagtTAGCTTTCCATACACACCCATCATaacccatcatctccaaaaaaaaaaaaaaaaaaaaaaaaaaaaaaagaagaaaaaaaccataCCTCGTATGCCCCTCCTTAACAGCCCACCCATCATTCCCCGGCCCCGCCTCATCCACACTCTTGTAAACATCCGTAAACCTCGGACTCCACTTGAAATGCTTATGCGTATgcaccccccccttcaccaacatccccccttcctccccctccttctcaggactcttctccgcctccctaatcctctcctcatcctccacctccccatccacactcccatccacctcggTAAAAcaactcccctccccccaataATTCTGCAACATCCCCGTCCAgagcaccctccccccctccaacccctccaccaacggCACATTAACACTATACAAATCCACACTCCCATCCTCCGGCCACTGCTTCCAAAGCGCCTCAATCACCCTCACACTCTGCCTCGACGCCTTCAAAATAATCTCCGTATCATGATTCCTCGTGAAAAAGGCATAACTCAACGCCACCGCCCTGCGCTTACAAACCGCCGCCTCCAACGCTCCCCCCAACGTCCCACTGCTTAACGCAAAAACAGCCGTGGAGTTCCTCCCGTAGTTCGGTCCCGAAACCACCAAATCCACCGGACCGCGGTCTTGAAAAAAGTGGTACAGCCCAATCTGGACGCACGACGCAGGCGTCCCGTCGACGAGGATCCACTCCTCCGTCCCAGGGACGGACGACGGTCTCGTGTGCGTGGTGCCGTGGCTGTCTTTCCGTTCGTCCTCGTGGACCAACCCCGCGGCCGGCtcggagaggggggggggccgGTAGTAGAGCGGCTTGACCGTCTGGCCAATCATGTGCGCTTTGCCTATCCATGAGCGTTGCGTGTGCGGGAGGCAGACGCTGACAGTGTGTCCGTAGTCCTGGAGGGTTCGGACAAGGGAGTGGACGTAGGGGGACgagtgaggggagggaggcccGTCGTCGTTGGTGACTAGGATATGCATTTTTCTTTGCTTGCTGGTTTGCTATCGTCGAAACTTGAGAtgggtgttgaggggttACAAACGGGAAACGAGCAAGAGGGGCAGAGAGATAACAAGCAGTATATAGTTCTTTTGATAAGAAAAGCccagtaaaaaaaaaaaaaaaaagtgaacaaagagaagaaagaaactCGGCCTTTTATCTAATGGTTTGTCAGGTTTACTTAACAGCAACACGAAAGCTGCCCCTCCATTGACGTTTTTTTTTAGCCCAGTCATGTCGGGTTGACTGGGCAGCGTTGTTCGTTGACAAGCCCAAGGAGAAGTGCGGGGGTGGGGTCACTCATAATCAATTACGCCCGAGTGGGGATCAAAGTCAAGTCAAGTGAGTTCAagtgacaacaacaaaaatgTTCTTGATTGGCTTGCCTGTGCTTCTGTTGTTGTGCTTCAACTAATCTACAAATATTGACGTAGCGCATTCCCAGCTACCCGATTCTTCCTAATTCTGACATGACCCAACAATCATTcaatcccatccatcccttcATAGACTCCCCATGTCCCACGATTAGACAAGCCCAAAACCCTCAAGTGTGATAGCAACCAAGTGTGTTCAAGgactcccccccatccctttCGACACCCTTGCGTACTAGTGTCATCAAGGTTatccccgtcgtcgtcgtgaaGAAAGgacaggaaaaaaaaagaaacgaaAAAAAGGGCAATAAAACTCTTATGTCGTGAGCTCAATATGGCTTCACAACCCAGCTGAAGAATAATAACGAGAATGTAGAATGCATGCTGTTAACCTGTGCCGAAAAGAAAGAACCCAAAACAAGATAACCCGTAATTGCATTTGCCAAACTCCGAACCAATGTCGCCAAACTTTGTCGTCGAATATTCAGATGGGAGTTTTTTCTGCCGAAAACCtgcgccaacaacacctaAGCCAAATCAAATCCTAGCACGCTTTGATGGGCCGGCCACAGGCAGAGGCTCTGCAGACCGTTTCTGGCTGGTGGTCGTGGGGGAAACGCCAGCCTTGGTTTGGCGCCAGCCCTTAATGGTGGCTTGCTTGCTGGCTTGCTTGCCCCTCGACGCCGCTGTTGGCGTGGCCTTCTTGCGAGTGGCACGCACTGTGGTGGGCGGCGAGGCTGGAGCAAAACGCGGGGCCTCGGGCGTACCGGGAACCTTCTCGACTGCTTCGGCTGGGGTGATTGGGAGAGTTTGGGCGGCTTCCTCAACCACGTGGTCCTCGATGTCAGTCTCcgcctcttcatcttcaatCGAGATGGCGGGCACATCGGGCTTGGCAACAGGGAAGAGGAGTCTGGGCTTGACACTGGCGCGGGTGAGTCTTCTCACGGGCGCCTCGACAGCACTTTCCAAACCACCCTCGATATTCTCTGAGGCGCGCTTCTTGAAGAGGTGGAATTGCTTCTTGCCACGGCTGTTTCTTGTGTTAGCCGAGTGCACTGATGAGAACACAAACAGGGAGCGACGACTTACAATACGGTGACCAAACCATCCTCGCGCTGAATGGCCTCTTCAATTGTGATCTGGCCTTCGCCGGGAACACTGACCATCTGGCGCTGGCTGCGGCGAGGAGCCGAGGGGGCAGGGGCCCTTGAGGGCTCGACATAGAAGGGGTTGTCAATGCTGCGGTCGACCTCGGGAATGCGCTCATGCGAGTCGACGTGGATATGGAACGACTCATCCGAGCCTTGCTCAGTGAAGCTGTCCAACGTGTGGGCCTGGGTGCGGACCCTTCTAGGGGAGGGCAtgacctcatcctcggcgcgGAACAGGGTGCGGGCAAACGCTTCCACCTTGGCCTTGGACTCCTCGGTAGGAGGCTTCTGGGGTGTCTTGGCGGGGGTGATTAGCATCccggtgctgctgctggcgacGGTGGTGCGAGGCGCAAGAAGGCCGGCTGACTTCTTGGTGAAGCCAAGGGCAGAGGCGGCATCGGAAACACTGGCGGCGGTGAGGGTGCGACGAGGAGAATCCATGGCGGCGATGCGCTTCTTTTGAGGGGAAAGGCTTGGTGTGCCCATGGtcgacttcttcttttggttgATTGACTTGGGAGAACCGTCTGAAGTTTCCTCGGGCTGGTCGGAatgttgctggtgttggcGACGCGATGATGGAACtctgggagagggagttcGGTTGGCAGCGCGGTTGGCAATACGGGATGACTTGCGAGGAGTGTAAGGCTCGTAGGAGTCGGAGTAGCCCAGGTGAGGGGCAGGAGGAGTTCTGACTCTGGAGCTGGGAGAAGGAGTCGCCGGGTAGGGTGGCTCCATGATTTCCGCCATTGTTCGATTGCTTTGAATAGAGAGACAAACGTCAATTGAATTGGCAGTGGGGAGCAGGTGACtattgtcgttgttgttgttgttgttattgtgAGGGCGCAGAATGGAGTGGGCGCGAAGTGAGGGTGCTCCCAGGCGGGATGAAAATGCGTGGTcggcggcgggtggtggtaCGGATCAAAGAGAGTCGCAAGAGCCCAAGAGTCGCAAGGTGAGAGGTTGGACGGCGAGGTGAGGTTGCgtgacagcgacagcgaTGTTCAAATCAACAAATCGCGCAAGGTAGCAGGTGATcgtgttgatgttgacagGTCAAACAAGTGACTTGCACCGGGGCAACAAACACAGCAACTCCTAGGATTCCCTAGTAAAATAAGATATGGGAGGGTTATGGAGGAGGACTGAAGCGTTTGGCAAGTCTCAGGGTTTGACACGATTGGAAAATTGTGATGctggatggagaggttggagcaGGAAAACGGGCGGATGCGAAGAAGGGGCTGGGACAAGTGGGACTGGGAGCCCTTGATGAGGATTGATTGGACAATAatctccatcccatccctGTCCTCTCTCTCAAGACGCGCTCTCGACGTGTCAGTCTCGCGTTTTTTGCAGCCCTGCCTGCCCAATGGAACCCCAGCGGCCAGCCCCACCAATTTGGCTAGCCAATACCGCTGTAACAGCGCATTTGTGGGGGGGGTGGTCGAACTGGACCTGCAGCAAAAACATCAACGTCATCCCATGAGCCTTACCAGAATCAGACCTACCCGCCGTCAATCATTATCAAAACCGAGACACAATCCAGCCTTACGGATGCCACACGCTGAAATAGAGACATTCAATTGACAGTCTCAGccttgtccaccaccacaaccaccacaagaaCATACAACCCCACACAAACCAAACATCACCAtgccctcccaccaccactatccctcctcccccaaactacccccctcctcagaCGATGAATTCTCCTTCTCCGAAGtccaatccaccaccccctcccgtccacccccttcttcccgcCAGCAATCCCAGGTCCaataccccccctccaaaccaaaaacccccatcacccacaATGccgccccctcatccccggACGACCCGGAAACAAAAGAAGCAACCCTCCAACGCGAACTCCAAGGCGTCCGTGCAATCAACACAGCCATCGAATCCATAATCTCAACCCTCGAACGAGCAAAAGGCAACATGGTTGTATGTACCCCTTACCTAGGTCAAACCCACAAGGCTAACTTCCTACAGACCGTCTCCCAAACCGTCACCAAcgcctccaccctcctcaacacctgGACCCGCATCCTCTCCCAAACCGAACACAACCAACGCCTGATCCTCAACCCAAACTGGAAAGGCGCATCAGGCGACATAGCCGACATGGAGCACGAAGCCCTCCTCaaacagcaagaagaggagcgcAGAGCAAGAGAggcagagaggaggagggaggaggcgaggaggaaggctgaggaggaggaaagaaagCGCGCTGCTGGGACGGTGTCAGCAGGTAGTGGGACgacaagggggagggggttggctAGGGGGACCACGacgggaagagggaggggggccggGTTGGTTAGGAGCACCTCTTCTGCTGGGAGGACTACAACCGGAACTGGGATTGCCAGGGGGGGGACTAGTACCTCCTCGAGAGGGACGAGCgggattgggagggggggttttgggTATGGGCGGGTTGGGGCGCCCGGGACGAGGGGGGCTAAGAAGGAGACTTGATCGAGGTCATATCACACCTAAATattgaagaagaaaataaaattggaataatattattttgaTCAGGCTGATAAATTTCAACGCCGGATTTTACCCCTtcgccccccctccaaaaaaataaaaaataaaataaaataaataaaatccTGTCAAAACGCCTTATCCAGTACAGTTACCGAACATATACACCTGATCCTCTATACACATCATACAACCTAAGCCTTCTTAAAAAACGCAGACAATTTCATCATCCCCGCGGTATTAACCTTGGCCAGCTGCTTCACCCCCCTGCTCGTATTCGCCTTCTTCACTTTTTCCTCCTGCTCCATCTtgcgcttcttctccagcctctcatcatcgtcctcgtccctGGCGCGTTTCCCTCCATTAATGTCAAGATTTCTCGAAGCAGCCGCTTCAGTCCGGAGTTTGGACAATTTTGTCAGATACTCCTCCAATTCTGTGAACGTTTCAGATGGAAGGGATGATAGCACGGTTTtggagagaaaaggggggaggtagGACGAAAGGATAAAGTTGAGGGATGTGCGCAGTCgttggagggagatggtggctGGGGAGGCGGTTATTGCTGGGGCAAAAGTTGGTTCGGGGGCTTCTTCGGTGGCTGGGGTTGTGACggctgttgagggggttgtaccactgctggtggtgacggtAGATTGGGACTCTGAGGCGGATGGGGAAGCGGTTTCttctggggaagaggtggaggtggttggtggtggtggtggtggtggttggtctTTGACTACCCCCATGACTGGCGCCTCCAACGCCTTTTTGATAAACTTCTCTTCCAtgcttggggggaggtgctCGGCCATTTTGCTGgctttggagaggatgatggtggagagtTTGGATTCGTTGGGGCGGTACATTTTGTCGTCGCCCATTTCGACAAGGTCGCATACGCTGGCTAGACGGGCTTCGAGGACTTTTTCGACGTggctgttggggagggtgaggatctCGGAGAAGTGCCGGTCTGTGTTAGGGATTAGGTCTAGGTAGTCGTCTAGGGAGAGGTATTGACGTTGTAGGTTGTCGGatttggagttggaggaggacttgaagaggactgggaggaggagaaataAGGGGTCGTAGGGGGTTGCGAGGTAGAGGTCGGGAGATTGAATGGTTTGAGATTCCAGAGCGGGCTCCTTTTCGGATTTCTCGCTTGAGAGCAGCCAGCTTCGGGGGGTGGATTTGTTTGGGGGTGCGGCTTTGGTGAACTCGTAGAAGGAGCCGGTTTCTGGGCAGACGAGATATCGGGTTGGATTGCCATATCGAGGGTTctcgagggtgatgatgcgtactgaggaggaggtgttcttggggaggacgaagagCTTCGGTGGGTTGGTTGACTCGGCGGACAGAGTATATGTAGATGTTGAGGCGGCTTTGGTTGTTGTCGAAACGGTTTTATCGGCGCTCGTCGAGGCAGGGCCGCCTTTTGATCGTGTTCGCGCCATAGTATGGTTGAATGAATGTGAAGTCCAAAATCCAAATCGCCCTTCTATACCTATCGCATTGGTCCAAGATAGATGCCGCAGGTAGATTTCTTGTAATATGGTGTatggagaagaggagctgCTTAAACGCAATCCCTGCAATTAAAAGAGAAGACGCGTCTCGGCCGTTTTAAGACGCGTCGCGCTATAGTGCTTCCACCCCCTGTCAAGCGGGCGCACTAAAGCTAAGCCAGCTTTTCGCGAATTCCTCCCACTGGCATCACACCCGCTGGACATCCCACACCACACAACGTACCCAGAACACACACCTTATCGACCCAGCCATTGGGCTTATCGGGTTTCTACAGCGGCTTTTTCGATACCTCTATTGGAAAGTAAACAACATAACTCAATCCTGAAAACAGATTATCGCCTGGGTACATGATCTTCTGCAGCCCGCCGGCCATGTCGTTCATGTCCCACAGTAATTGGTCGATATAGTGGGCAGTAACCCTGGCACAGCAGGAGCTGGCAGAGAACAACTCTTCCTGCATATGCGCTTGCTCCTGCATACTACCTACTACATACATACATCTGTCCCGAATAAACAAGCCCAAGttcacctcacccaccctctcccgACCAAGTCCCAAGGAATAGTTGGTTATTTGCGCACATCGAAATCCACACCAAGGCAGCCCTTGACGCAGTCCGGCGTGCGACtatcccccccccaaagTTATGGCCGCCCAGTGGCCCCCGAGATCGCCCCGCGAAGCCCTCCTCAGCACTCCCGGCGGACGAGAAAAACTGCGTCGCTTGGCTGACcgctcctctccctcaccatcaccctccaaaCTCCGAACCTCGCGATCGCAACCATCCCTGGGAATGGGCGAACAACCAATGTACGACGGCGCAATGGAcctggacgaggaggaggaggatgaggagatgtTGCAGCTCAAGCTTCAGGCGATCCAAGCAAAGCTgaagctgaagaagctcCAG contains:
- a CDS encoding hypothetical protein (EggNog:ENOG503P2TP); protein product: MAEIMEPPYPATPSPSSRVRTPPAPHLGYSDSYEPYTPRKSSRIANRAANRTPSPRVPSSRRQHQQHSDQPEETSDGSPKSINQKKKSTMGTPSLSPQKKRIAAMDSPRRTLTAASVSDAASALGFTKKSAGLLAPRTTVASSSTGMLITPAKTPQKPPTEESKAKVEAFARTLFRAEDEVMPSPRRVRTQAHTLDSFTEQGSDESFHIHVDSHERIPEVDRSIDNPFYVEPSRAPAPSAPRRSQRQMVSVPGEGQITIEEAIQREDGLVTVFRGKKQFHLFKKRASENIEGGLESAVEAPVRRLTRASVKPRLLFPVAKPDVPAISIEDEEAETDIEDHVVEEAAQTLPITPAEAVEKVPGTPEAPRFAPASPPTTVRATRKKATPTAASRGKQASKQATIKGWRQTKAGVSPTTTSQKRSAEPLPVAGPSKRARI
- a CDS encoding hypothetical protein (COG:S; EggNog:ENOG503P40U) → MPSHHHYPSSPKLPPSSDDEFSFSEVQSTTPSRPPPSSRQQSQVQYPPSKPKTPITHNAAPSSPDDPETKEATLQRELQGVRAINTAIESIISTLERAKGNMVTVSQTVTNASTLLNTWTRILSQTEHNQRLILNPNWKGASGDIADMEHEALLKQQEEERRAREAERRREEARRKAEEEERKRAAGTVSAGSGTTRGRGLARGTTTGRGRGAGLVRSTSSAGRTTTGTGIARGGTSTSSRGTSGIGRGGFGYGRVGAPGTRGAKKET
- a CDS encoding hypothetical protein (EggNog:ENOG503Q3FN; COG:S), which codes for MARTRSKGGPASTSADKTVSTTTKAASTSTYTLSAESTNPPKLFVLPKNTSSSVRIITLENPRYGNPTRYLVCPETGSFYEFTKAAPPNKSTPRSWLLSSEKSEKEPALESQTIQSPDLYLATPYDPLFLLLPVLFKSSSNSKSDNLQRQYLSLDDYLDLIPNTDRHFSEILTLPNSHVEKVLEARLASVCDLVEMGDDKMYRPNESKLSTIILSKASKMAEHLPPSMEEKFIKKALEAPVMGVVKDQPPPPPPPTTSTSSPEETASPSASESQSTVTTSSGTTPSTAVTTPATEEAPEPTFAPAITASPATISLQRLRTSLNFILSSYLPPFLSKTVLSSLPSETFTELEEYLTKLSKLRTEAAASRNLDINGGKRARDEDDDERLEKKRKMEQEEKVKKANTSRGVKQLAKVNTAGMMKLSAFFKKA